A genomic segment from Nodularia sphaerocarpa UHCC 0038 encodes:
- a CDS encoding bifunctional serine/threonine-protein kinase/ABC transporter substrate-binding protein: MVNTDSSIKVYCTRPSCDQPVNSISQEALDSRFTHEIRCSNCGMPLILDGRFLPLRLLVPEKEQGGLSRTFLGQDLSSEKELLLVIKQLHPRTPNGQTLSPSKMQRIEELFEREANILKELEHPQIPRPLAFFVVEADPIKYPPKFFYLIQDYIEGENLFQILKKKRKFSEDEVIHILKEILKILTYIHKYKPNLGAIHRDIKPANIMRCQSDEQLYLIDFGAVKQVIEGLPAEIASIVLTPAFAPPEQWNGRKVSPASDLYALAATCVCLLTGDKNPRELVLNSNWKDQAKVSDHFANVLDSMLKYEQEDRPQSAQEVLDTLEPPPVPTLPPNQSNQSNPPNPPNALRDWLKKVLRKRRLISLGCLALFGVAIAIISPIIKNLQPQPLAVYFSRGEQALLNQDPATSLIPECTNAYNLKEQGIAAFKNASDSNFLAGFKQAEVYLQQAHDKFKKTAGKTAGRQNKCEVDPETLIYYYNAKAAQTPSARTLPTIAVVIPSDSKSIGKEREILRGVAQAQGEQKPDSPVFQIIIVKVNNDELQDNSDKPTEFTEIVTKLSKKKNNIPGDPPYFKDSQIIGVVGHYTSGETWYVGRIYQKEKLVLISPISTAVRGTNPNNSDIEYVFRTASNDSIAARDLANYYLKNRPQQGKILIVVFESESQYSLSLKEQFAATFTNPTSLDYCDLSIQTNPNDCIQKATAANVQTLMLATSLKQRKTALEITKAAKEKAKLENRDLQLLGGDSLYDNETFEVLGQLANDMVVAVPFHADPNTNFTKKATELWSTGQVSWRTLTSYDAAQSFLEAITKLRLNGINPTREEVYQTLTTISAPGATQVVEFDHDHDRKQATGVGILVKANADEKRFTHLYTPQR; encoded by the coding sequence ATGGTGAATACTGATTCCTCTATTAAAGTTTACTGTACTCGTCCTAGTTGTGATCAGCCTGTGAATTCTATTTCACAGGAAGCTCTCGATTCTCGTTTTACTCATGAAATACGTTGTTCTAACTGCGGAATGCCATTAATTTTGGATGGGCGTTTCTTGCCACTACGGTTATTAGTACCAGAGAAAGAACAAGGCGGATTAAGTAGAACTTTTTTAGGGCAGGATCTTAGCTCTGAGAAAGAACTATTACTAGTAATTAAACAGTTACACCCCAGAACTCCTAATGGACAAACCCTGAGTCCGTCAAAGATGCAAAGGATAGAAGAATTGTTTGAGCGTGAAGCTAATATTTTAAAAGAATTGGAGCATCCACAAATTCCTAGACCATTGGCATTTTTTGTGGTCGAAGCTGATCCAATCAAGTATCCACCAAAGTTTTTTTACTTAATCCAAGACTATATCGAAGGTGAAAATTTATTTCAGATATTAAAGAAGAAACGTAAATTTTCTGAGGATGAAGTTATTCATATTCTCAAAGAAATTTTGAAAATACTCACTTATATTCATAAGTATAAACCTAATTTAGGAGCTATACACAGGGATATTAAACCTGCCAACATCATGCGCTGCCAGAGCGATGAACAGCTATATTTAATAGATTTTGGTGCAGTTAAACAGGTAATAGAAGGATTACCAGCCGAAATAGCATCTATAGTGCTAACTCCGGCGTTTGCGCCACCTGAGCAATGGAATGGAAGGAAAGTATCTCCTGCATCAGATTTATATGCCTTAGCTGCAACTTGTGTGTGTTTGCTGACAGGTGATAAAAACCCCAGAGAGCTGGTGTTGAATTCAAATTGGAAAGATCAGGCAAAGGTCAGCGACCATTTTGCCAATGTTTTAGACTCAATGCTCAAATACGAGCAAGAAGACAGACCTCAGTCGGCTCAGGAGGTGCTTGATACTCTTGAACCACCACCAGTACCTACTCTTCCGCCTAATCAGTCTAATCAGTCTAATCCGCCTAATCCGCCTAATGCGTTGCGCGATTGGCTGAAAAAAGTTCTAAGAAAAAGGCGTTTAATCAGTCTAGGTTGTTTGGCTTTATTTGGAGTAGCGATCGCTATTATTTCACCTATTATAAAAAACCTACAACCACAACCTTTAGCCGTATACTTCAGCAGGGGAGAACAGGCTTTACTTAATCAGGACCCAGCAACTTCTCTCATTCCAGAATGCACCAATGCTTATAATTTAAAGGAACAAGGCATAGCAGCTTTTAAAAACGCTAGCGATTCAAATTTTCTAGCAGGTTTCAAACAAGCAGAAGTTTATTTGCAACAAGCTCATGATAAATTCAAAAAAACTGCTGGTAAAACAGCTGGTAGGCAAAACAAGTGTGAAGTTGATCCAGAAACACTCATTTATTATTATAACGCTAAAGCAGCTCAAACTCCATCAGCCCGTACTTTGCCGACAATCGCAGTTGTTATTCCCAGTGACTCTAAATCTATTGGTAAGGAACGAGAAATACTGCGTGGTGTAGCCCAAGCCCAAGGTGAACAAAAACCCGATAGCCCCGTATTTCAGATAATAATAGTCAAAGTTAATAATGATGAACTACAAGATAATAGTGATAAGCCAACAGAATTCACAGAAATAGTTACTAAACTCTCCAAGAAAAAGAATAACATTCCAGGAGATCCACCATATTTTAAGGATAGTCAAATAATAGGAGTTGTTGGACACTACACAAGCGGAGAGACTTGGTACGTAGGAAGAATTTATCAGAAAGAAAAACTGGTCTTAATTTCACCCATAAGCACTGCTGTGAGGGGAACTAATCCAAACAACTCAGATATTGAATATGTTTTCCGTACAGCCTCTAATGACTCTATTGCGGCTAGAGACCTAGCTAACTACTATCTAAAGAATAGGCCGCAACAAGGAAAAATACTGATAGTTGTTTTTGAATCCGAAAGTCAATACAGTTTATCTTTGAAAGAACAATTTGCTGCTACCTTCACAAATCCGACCAGCCTAGACTATTGTGATTTATCAATCCAAACAAACCCAAACGATTGCATTCAAAAAGCAACAGCAGCAAATGTCCAAACTTTGATGTTGGCTACCAGTCTTAAGCAACGGAAAACAGCACTAGAAATTACTAAAGCTGCCAAGGAAAAAGCAAAATTAGAAAATCGAGATTTGCAACTTTTAGGAGGAGATTCTCTGTACGATAATGAAACCTTTGAAGTTCTGGGACAACTTGCTAACGATATGGTAGTTGCTGTACCTTTTCATGCAGATCCTAATACTAATTTTACTAAAAAAGCCACCGAACTTTGGTCAACAGGACAAGTCAGTTGGAGGACTCTTACTTCCTATGATGCAGCACAGTCATTTTTGGAAGCTATCACTAAACTGAGGCTTAATGGCATTAATCCCACCCGTGAAGAAGTATACCAAACATTAACAACTATCTCAGCACCAGGCGCTACTCAGGTAGTTGAATTTGATCATGATCACGACCGCAAACAAGCCACAGGCGTTGGTATTTTAGTGAAAGCGAATGCTGATGAAAAGCGCTTTACTCATCTGTATACTCCACAAAGATAA
- a CDS encoding NB-ARC domain-containing protein → MQTFKPSKRGKILIKESRNEKIEQARTKRMEEQGKIEKAWDMDKIFLREASKILEPDKNWDNIETFAVSLSSWRRFREATYPIKPDTFKAFCKVLDLKWQEVVQNDVESRINISEAPDLSSFYGRTPELAELQKWLIQKRCRLVVVHGMGGIGKSALARRLVNKITDKYDYIIWISLASSPPFSEILLKLGQFLSQGENEADDITQIMQYLHDQKCLIVLDGWEEITGNESGDYINYSTFVERVATEAHRSSLLLLTRKVTHNIAILKDQLIPFQQLGGLKCEEALKIFKAEGISGTDIKLEELSKRYSNPLMIKVIAQQVKTVFSNDISPFIDIDRSIFVTDAITEFLDNQFKILSTREINLIYWVAIRRNSASWNQLLQDNQEFLSDKQLFKTLNNLIARHSFLDKNIKDIPILYILDPVILKYTTERFVEENYQEIIQVFNSQNIQGNELFITHSFITKHPQDEELNQQQMRQIVKPIQKMLLAKLCSQQQLRDELQNVISLLKNQGLSLGYAYQNISHLISGY, encoded by the coding sequence ATGCAAACTTTCAAACCTTCTAAACGCGGAAAAATTCTGATCAAAGAATCCAGGAATGAAAAAATTGAACAAGCCAGAACCAAAAGAATGGAGGAACAAGGAAAGATTGAAAAGGCTTGGGATATGGATAAAATATTTTTGAGGGAAGCTAGTAAAATTCTAGAACCAGATAAAAACTGGGATAATATTGAAACATTTGCTGTATCATTATCGAGTTGGAGACGCTTTCGAGAAGCAACGTATCCCATTAAGCCTGATACTTTCAAGGCTTTTTGCAAAGTGTTGGATTTAAAATGGCAAGAGGTAGTACAAAATGATGTAGAGAGCCGCATAAATATCAGCGAAGCTCCAGATTTATCTAGTTTTTACGGTCGTACTCCAGAATTAGCCGAACTTCAGAAATGGCTGATTCAAAAACGCTGTAGGTTAGTTGTTGTTCACGGAATGGGAGGAATTGGTAAAAGTGCCTTAGCTCGCCGTTTAGTAAACAAAATTACTGACAAATACGATTATATAATCTGGATTTCTCTCGCATCATCACCTCCATTTTCAGAAATTCTGCTCAAACTCGGACAGTTCCTATCTCAAGGTGAAAACGAAGCAGATGATATTACTCAAATCATGCAGTATTTACATGATCAAAAATGTTTAATAGTGCTGGATGGTTGGGAAGAAATAACAGGCAATGAAAGTGGAGATTATATCAACTATAGCACCTTTGTAGAGAGAGTTGCTACAGAAGCCCATAGAAGCAGTTTATTACTGCTGACTAGGAAAGTAACTCATAATATTGCAATATTAAAAGACCAGTTAATTCCCTTCCAACAATTGGGAGGTTTAAAATGTGAAGAAGCTCTAAAAATTTTCAAAGCAGAAGGTATTTCTGGTACAGATATTAAACTGGAGGAATTAAGTAAGCGTTATAGCAATCCCTTGATGATTAAAGTAATTGCACAACAAGTTAAGACTGTATTTTCAAATGATATATCGCCATTTATCGATATTGATAGATCAATTTTTGTTACTGATGCCATTACGGAATTTTTAGATAACCAATTTAAAATACTTTCAACAAGAGAAATAAATCTAATTTATTGGGTAGCTATCAGACGAAATTCGGCTTCATGGAATCAATTGTTACAAGATAATCAAGAATTCTTATCAGATAAACAGCTATTTAAAACGTTAAATAATTTAATAGCTCGGCATTCATTTTTAGATAAAAATATAAAAGATATCCCCATACTCTATATCCTAGACCCAGTGATTCTCAAGTATACTACTGAGCGATTTGTTGAAGAAAATTATCAAGAGATTATCCAGGTATTTAACAGTCAAAATATTCAGGGTAACGAACTTTTTATTACCCACAGTTTCATCACAAAACACCCACAAGATGAGGAACTAAATCAGCAGCAAATGCGGCAGATTGTAAAACCTATTCAAAAAATGCTCTTAGCTAAGTTATGTAGTCAGCAGCAACTGCGAGATGAATTGCAAAACGTGATATCCCTATTGAAAAATCAAGGATTGTCTCTAGGGTATGCTTACCAGAATATCTCGCACCTGATTTCAGGTTACTAG
- a CDS encoding phycobiliprotein lyase — translation MNIEEFFELSAGKWFSHRTSHHLAFKQSEDGKSDLVIESLPADHPEVIKLCEQYEIAPSEASCGARVTWNGTMEWDEEKHTGSTVLVTVPDAVNPHEGKLLREMGYAEKAPVAGSYKMGSDGALTLITEYETMSSEERLWFASPNLRMRVSVLKRFGGFSMASFTSEIRMGGTSSVAKSETADSASS, via the coding sequence ATGAATATTGAAGAATTTTTTGAATTGAGTGCTGGTAAATGGTTTTCCCATCGGACTAGTCACCATTTGGCTTTTAAACAATCTGAAGACGGCAAATCAGACCTAGTAATTGAAAGTCTACCAGCAGATCATCCAGAGGTAATCAAACTATGTGAACAATACGAAATTGCTCCTAGTGAAGCCTCCTGTGGCGCTAGAGTCACCTGGAATGGCACGATGGAATGGGATGAAGAAAAACACACTGGCTCGACTGTCTTAGTTACCGTACCCGATGCGGTAAATCCCCATGAAGGTAAGTTACTGCGAGAAATGGGTTATGCCGAAAAAGCCCCCGTTGCTGGTAGTTATAAAATGGGTAGCGATGGCGCTTTGACTTTAATTACAGAGTACGAAACCATGTCTTCTGAAGAACGCTTGTGGTTTGCTAGCCCCAATTTACGGATGCGGGTTAGTGTCCTCAAGCGTTTTGGCGGCTTTAGTATGGCTTCCTTTACTTCGGAAATCCGGATGGGTGGCACTTCATCAGTTGCAAAATCAGAGACAGCTGATTCCGCGTCCAGTTAG
- a CDS encoding HEAT repeat domain-containing protein: MTALPLEEISVQLESPNLRDRMVALASLRHLSPEDAVPLIKKVLDDESLQLRSMAIFALGIKPTAECYPILVKILENDPDYGIRADAAGALGYLGDARAFEALARTFYEDTDWLVRFSAAVSLGNLKDPRAHDVLIQALDSSETVLQEAAISALGEIQDIESVDSILRFAQSDDWLVRQRLAEALGNLPTIKSVSALKYLEKDQHPNVAEAARISLVRLEEKANQA, from the coding sequence ATGACTGCTCTACCCTTAGAGGAAATATCTGTTCAGTTAGAAAGTCCGAATTTGCGCGATCGCATGGTAGCTCTAGCCAGCTTGCGTCATCTATCCCCTGAAGACGCAGTACCTTTAATTAAAAAGGTATTGGATGATGAATCATTGCAACTGCGATCAATGGCCATATTTGCCCTGGGAATTAAGCCCACAGCCGAATGTTATCCAATTTTAGTCAAAATTCTGGAAAATGACCCAGACTATGGCATTCGTGCCGATGCTGCTGGGGCTTTAGGATATTTAGGAGATGCTAGAGCCTTTGAGGCACTAGCACGGACATTTTATGAAGATACTGATTGGCTAGTGCGCTTTAGTGCAGCCGTTTCCTTGGGTAATCTTAAAGATCCACGCGCCCATGATGTTTTAATTCAGGCATTGGATAGCAGCGAAACAGTGCTACAAGAAGCAGCAATTTCCGCACTAGGGGAAATCCAAGATATTGAGTCTGTGGATAGTATCCTGCGCTTTGCTCAGTCAGATGATTGGTTAGTGCGCCAACGTCTGGCAGAAGCCTTGGGAAATCTTCCTACTATTAAGAGTGTTTCAGCTCTAAAATACTTAGAAAAAGATCAGCATCCCAACGTCGCCGAAGCGGCGAGGATTTCTCTGGTGCGGTTGGAAGAGAAAGCTAATCAAGCTTAA
- a CDS encoding ferritin-like domain-containing protein encodes MVQLSERPGTKKITNLQDKFIYEVGAMYDAEHRFLEAQQMMHQCCQNNQLKSLIETHIGETEQQIQNLSQVFKTLGQEPQRVTCDAAAGLVSDGQKLMLLAADNPKVLELGLAGAQSKVENLEIACYRGLIKVAEQMGQNQVVQLLQQNLQQEEQTAQKIDQCMPQLLQEAKSSQGSSGSKSR; translated from the coding sequence ATGGTTCAACTCAGCGAACGCCCAGGAACTAAAAAAATCACCAACTTACAAGATAAGTTTATTTACGAAGTTGGTGCAATGTACGATGCTGAACACCGCTTTTTAGAAGCGCAGCAAATGATGCACCAATGTTGTCAAAATAATCAGTTAAAGTCTTTGATAGAGACACATATTGGAGAAACTGAACAGCAAATTCAGAATTTGTCACAGGTATTCAAAACTTTGGGTCAAGAACCACAGCGAGTGACTTGTGATGCTGCGGCTGGGCTTGTCAGTGACGGTCAAAAACTGATGCTATTGGCTGCTGATAATCCTAAAGTCCTGGAGTTGGGACTGGCGGGAGCGCAGTCCAAGGTGGAAAACCTGGAGATTGCTTGCTATCGTGGCTTGATTAAGGTTGCTGAACAAATGGGTCAAAATCAAGTTGTGCAGTTGCTCCAGCAAAACTTGCAGCAAGAAGAACAAACAGCTCAAAAGATTGACCAGTGTATGCCGCAGTTACTCCAGGAGGCCAAGTCTAGTCAAGGTTCGTCAGGTAGTAAATCTCGTTAA
- a CDS encoding TolC family protein, which produces MKGQYLFYSFLPGVTVAVLTTQPAWAGTVNGIQLASSSSVLTSTDSRTWERDNINTQLPNIQTQIFPDIVPESELTTLDLQSSSSKSNLVILTGNTGIPIQKNSQKDQGQSSSFTHSLNSAQNSNQKQNNVASSERQLEKTVVSVTAPGISGQLASFSALRQPAASAKKPETQLATILPIAVRDRRAAKLLAMDNCSDVSICRAQNLTGNFIAQSYPSSPNTISSGGNTPWELTPSQPETEYFPTANTGQIPSQPETDYFPTANTGQIPSQPETDYFPPANTGQIPSQPESENVAPTNSGQIPVQPQVEFTPTGAVEVPDNLIPSPNPLEFPTKPEEVTLESNQPITLAQSLELAKRNNQDLQVSLLELERAKAGLREAQAALLPNIGINADITRSRSAAEQLQLDQQARQFNAPAPGAEANTAFSGQAQLTYDLFTNGRRRANIGQAEERVRFSELAVERQSEEIRLSVSTEYYDLQQADERVRIAESAVENAQASLRDAQALERAGVGTRFDVLQSQVNLANSQQELTNSRSQQQIARRRLATRLSVPQSVNISAADPVQLAGLWNQDLENSIVLAFQNRPELQQQLAQRNINEQQRREALSALGPQVSLVASYNLLDQFDDGTSLTDGYSVGVRASMNLFDGGAARARASQAKSNIAIAETQFGEQRNQIRFQVEQAFSSQRSNLENVQTADTALEQAREALRLARLRFQAGVGTQTDVINSENDLTRAEGNRITAILDYNRALAQLQRAVTSRALAE; this is translated from the coding sequence GTGAAAGGACAATACTTATTCTATAGTTTCTTACCTGGTGTCACAGTCGCGGTATTAACAACCCAGCCTGCTTGGGCTGGAACAGTAAATGGCATACAACTTGCTTCTTCTTCTAGTGTCTTGACTTCTACTGATAGTCGAACCTGGGAGAGAGACAATATTAATACCCAACTGCCTAATATTCAGACACAGATTTTTCCAGATATAGTACCCGAATCTGAGTTAACTACACTTGATTTACAGTCTTCAAGTAGTAAGAGTAACTTAGTTATCTTGACAGGAAATACTGGTATACCCATACAAAAAAACTCTCAAAAAGATCAAGGTCAATCTTCCAGTTTCACACATTCATTAAATTCTGCCCAAAACAGCAATCAAAAACAAAATAACGTCGCTAGTTCTGAGCGGCAGTTAGAGAAAACAGTTGTTTCTGTTACAGCCCCAGGAATTTCAGGCCAGCTAGCCAGTTTTTCTGCTTTACGACAACCAGCAGCCTCTGCCAAAAAACCGGAAACTCAGTTAGCGACAATTTTACCAATTGCGGTTAGGGATAGAAGAGCCGCAAAGTTGCTGGCGATGGATAATTGCTCAGATGTCAGTATCTGCCGAGCTCAAAATCTGACTGGGAATTTCATCGCTCAGAGTTATCCGTCTAGTCCGAACACCATCTCATCTGGGGGAAATACTCCTTGGGAGTTAACTCCTTCGCAACCAGAAACTGAGTATTTTCCCACGGCGAATACTGGGCAAATTCCTTCGCAACCAGAAACTGATTATTTTCCCACGGCGAATACTGGGCAAATTCCTTCGCAACCAGAAACTGATTATTTTCCCCCGGCGAATACTGGGCAAATTCCTTCGCAGCCAGAATCTGAGAATGTTGCACCGACTAATTCTGGGCAAATTCCCGTGCAGCCCCAAGTGGAATTTACACCTACTGGTGCTGTAGAAGTTCCTGATAATCTGATTCCTAGTCCAAACCCTCTAGAATTTCCTACAAAACCAGAGGAAGTGACACTGGAAAGCAATCAGCCGATTACTTTGGCACAGTCCCTAGAACTGGCAAAGCGGAACAATCAAGATTTACAGGTGTCTTTATTGGAGCTAGAACGCGCTAAAGCTGGTCTGCGGGAGGCGCAAGCTGCTTTGTTGCCCAATATTGGTATTAATGCTGATATCACTCGTAGTCGCTCTGCTGCGGAACAGCTACAGTTGGATCAACAAGCACGACAATTCAATGCTCCAGCTCCTGGCGCTGAAGCTAATACAGCTTTTAGCGGTCAAGCTCAACTGACCTATGACCTGTTTACGAATGGCAGACGGCGAGCTAACATCGGTCAGGCTGAAGAACGGGTACGCTTTAGTGAGTTGGCTGTGGAGCGCCAGTCTGAAGAAATTCGCCTGAGTGTGTCTACCGAATACTACGACTTGCAACAAGCTGATGAGCGAGTCCGCATTGCCGAGTCGGCTGTGGAAAATGCCCAGGCTAGTTTACGAGATGCACAAGCTTTAGAAAGGGCTGGAGTTGGGACGCGATTTGATGTGTTGCAATCGCAAGTGAATTTGGCTAATTCTCAGCAAGAACTCACTAATTCTCGCTCGCAACAGCAAATTGCCCGTCGCCGCCTAGCAACTCGCTTAAGTGTGCCACAATCGGTGAATATTAGTGCGGCTGATCCTGTGCAATTAGCTGGTCTATGGAACCAAGACTTAGAAAATAGCATTGTTTTAGCGTTTCAAAATCGTCCTGAGCTGCAACAGCAATTGGCACAGCGTAACATCAATGAACAGCAGAGGCGAGAAGCACTTTCAGCCCTAGGGCCTCAAGTTAGCTTGGTTGCTAGCTACAACCTGTTAGACCAGTTCGATGATGGTACGAGTTTGACTGATGGCTATTCTGTGGGAGTTAGGGCGAGCATGAATTTATTCGATGGGGGAGCTGCTAGAGCTAGAGCATCTCAGGCCAAATCTAATATTGCGATCGCCGAAACTCAATTTGGCGAACAGCGCAACCAAATCCGCTTTCAGGTAGAACAAGCTTTTTCTAGCCAAAGGTCTAATTTGGAAAATGTTCAAACTGCCGATACTGCTTTAGAACAGGCTAGGGAAGCTCTACGTTTGGCTCGCTTGCGATTCCAAGCCGGTGTAGGTACTCAAACTGATGTAATTAATTCCGAAAATGACTTGACCAGAGCTGAAGGTAATCGCATCACTGCTATCTTGGATTACAATCGCGCTTTGGCTCAGTTACAACGAGCCGTCACCTCCAGGGCGTTAGCTGAGTAA
- the kaiC gene encoding circadian clock protein KaiC, whose product MIEKDQAAPNNTQMAGVEKIRTMIEGFDDISHGGLPVGRTTLVSGTSGTGKTLFSLQFLYNGITRFDEPGVFVTFEESPSDIIKNAQIFGWNLQRLIDEGKLFILDASPDPEGQDIVGNFDLSALIERLQYAIRKYKAQRVSIDSITAVFQQYEAMGVVRREIFRLVARLKQLYVTTIITTERSEEYGSVASFGVEEFVSDNVVIVRNVLEGERRRRTIEILKLRGTTHMKGEYPFTITNEGVNIFPLGAMRLTQRSSNIRVSSGVKTLDEMCGGGFFKDSIILTTGATGTGKTLLVSKFLQDGCMKGEQAILFAYEESRAQLSRNAYSWGIDFEELERQGLLKIICTYPESTGLEDHLQIIKSEIAVFKPSRIAIDSLSALARGVSNNAFRQFVIGVTGYAKQEEITGFFTNTTDQFLGLHSITDSHISTITDTILMLQYVEIRGEMSRAINVFKMRGSWHDKGIREYNITADGPEIKDSFRNYERIISGAPTRVSIDEKAELSRIVQRFEKKPSSDS is encoded by the coding sequence ATGATCGAAAAAGACCAAGCAGCGCCAAACAACACCCAAATGGCTGGTGTAGAAAAAATTCGCACGATGATAGAGGGCTTTGACGATATTAGCCACGGAGGTTTACCTGTTGGTAGAACTACCTTAGTTAGTGGTACATCTGGCACAGGAAAAACTTTATTTTCCCTGCAATTTCTCTATAACGGGATTACCCGCTTTGATGAACCGGGTGTATTTGTTACCTTTGAAGAATCCCCCAGTGATATTATTAAAAATGCCCAAATTTTTGGCTGGAATTTACAACGCCTAATTGACGAAGGAAAGTTATTTATTCTCGATGCTTCACCAGATCCCGAAGGTCAAGATATTGTTGGTAACTTTGACCTTTCGGCATTAATTGAGCGTTTGCAATATGCAATTCGTAAATATAAAGCCCAAAGAGTATCTATTGACTCCATCACAGCCGTCTTTCAGCAGTATGAAGCGATGGGAGTCGTGCGGCGGGAGATTTTTCGCCTTGTAGCCCGTCTCAAGCAACTGTACGTCACAACCATCATTACCACCGAACGTAGCGAGGAATACGGTTCTGTGGCTTCCTTTGGAGTCGAAGAATTTGTTTCCGATAATGTAGTAATTGTGCGTAACGTTTTAGAAGGAGAACGTCGCCGCCGCACAATTGAAATTCTCAAATTGCGGGGTACAACTCACATGAAAGGCGAATATCCTTTTACAATTACCAATGAAGGAGTCAACATTTTTCCCTTGGGAGCAATGCGCTTGACCCAACGCTCTTCTAATATCAGGGTATCCTCTGGAGTCAAAACCCTCGATGAAATGTGTGGGGGTGGTTTCTTTAAAGATTCTATTATTTTGACAACAGGAGCTACTGGTACTGGTAAAACTTTATTAGTCAGCAAATTTTTGCAAGATGGCTGCATGAAGGGTGAACAAGCAATATTATTTGCTTATGAAGAATCACGCGCTCAACTATCTCGCAACGCCTATTCTTGGGGAATTGACTTTGAAGAATTAGAACGTCAAGGTTTACTCAAAATAATTTGCACCTATCCTGAATCAACCGGTTTAGAAGACCACTTGCAAATTATTAAATCAGAAATTGCCGTCTTTAAGCCATCCCGCATTGCCATTGACTCTCTTTCCGCACTCGCTAGAGGAGTGAGCAATAATGCCTTCCGCCAGTTTGTCATCGGTGTAACTGGTTATGCTAAACAAGAAGAAATAACTGGTTTTTTTACCAATACAACTGACCAATTTCTGGGTTTACATTCCATTACTGACTCCCATATCTCTACAATTACTGACACAATTTTGATGTTGCAGTATGTGGAAATTCGGGGCGAAATGTCACGAGCAATAAATGTCTTTAAAATGCGCGGTTCGTGGCACGACAAAGGTATTCGTGAGTACAACATTACTGCTGACGGCCCCGAAATTAAAGATTCTTTCCGTAACTACGAAAGAATTATTAGTGGTGCGCCTACCCGCGTTAGTATCGATGAAAAGGCGGAATTGTCTCGCATAGTTCAACGTTTTGAAAAAAAACCGAGTTCCGATTCCTAA
- the kaiB gene encoding circadian clock protein KaiB: MNQARKTYVLKLYVAGNTPNSVRALKILKDILEQEFQGVYALKVIDVLKNPQLAEEDKILATPTLSKILPPPVRKIIGDLSDRERVLIGLDLLYEELNEEHWEE; this comes from the coding sequence ATGAATCAAGCCAGAAAGACTTATGTTCTCAAGCTTTATGTAGCAGGGAACACACCAAACTCAGTCAGAGCCTTAAAGATACTTAAAGACATTTTAGAACAAGAATTTCAAGGTGTCTATGCTTTGAAAGTAATTGACGTACTAAAAAACCCACAGTTAGCCGAAGAAGATAAAATATTAGCTACACCAACATTATCGAAAATTTTGCCCCCACCCGTTCGCAAAATAATTGGTGACCTATCAGACAGAGAAAGAGTGTTAATTGGATTAGACTTACTTTATGAAGAACTGAATGAAGAACATTGGGAAGAGTAA